A window from Lactiplantibacillus pentosus encodes these proteins:
- a CDS encoding serine hydrolase: MTLKTRIATSTMLTLISLNPVGFTSTASARTRPLYGQIRRHQTITLYPQLPTSRQQLRRGHHTHLTSTVTFKLEHPVVGFGGTYFHIVSGHTTGWVRRQVVRPVTATRPQSKLLVIRQRAIHGSVVPPVGSLLWTNISTKNLRLSTSKRLTATQLSRLRLRIISHIWTNHGQYYQLSGRNGFRAWTPITPADSLTTPAGSNPTTRTPHATTGVSAGHHEPTNAHLTTSVALRHTIPAPGVKVVTPHTQSTKTAVPSRTPQSQTSTASPRLNHTAAQPNSQQTSSPATQGSRVTTAPTKRATTAIVHTNHSVATPTSATGISSAPATAPQAGRVPATSQASSALQSTAAVPIATSAAQKPVVKASSTDKPAQLLNREHGASDKISVGHPVQQTSSLPVKHTVTSQAEPITSGRPTTSQVALIKTGHATASQSTTSAANATSQATITRPTSAGQSTLSHVASVGQVTASSADQPATSQATAAPTTQSAATAKTAATVDQPQSAIGQATTASMSQLIQTSTAATTTSQTAASQATATSQSGTASQTQPATSQSTAKSAVSATSSQATSSVSSQSQQTSQSSSAASNPSTPASAATPITAPKYTAQQTLQTINQLMAANHFMGTLLLTNNGPAGVRILPFGSANLQQHIANTADEAYPLASLEKSVTGAMIQQLIDAGKLTMDTTLAKFYPQVPYAQSITIRQLLDHTSGIQMGEPVPSQALTNDQQAIAFTLSHLTSTNQHHWSYSNANFTLLAGIIDQLTGKSYRENLQTSIVAPLGLQHTFIYDQVPADAVHPQPYTYSNGVTIARTISTNLLSSELGCGNLYASVGDFYTFINSLVNGHVVTPAGFQELADHLQPVYSGGIYYRPDGTLRIGGADNSLYSLYIGTTDGKVAMVLFANQAKWSTMNTIGLQIEQQLAQTATL; this comes from the coding sequence TTGACACTTAAGACGCGTATTGCTACAAGCACCATGCTCACGCTAATTAGCTTAAATCCAGTTGGTTTCACTAGTACCGCCAGTGCAAGGACTCGCCCGCTATATGGGCAAATCCGTCGCCATCAGACGATCACGCTGTACCCGCAACTTCCGACCAGTCGCCAGCAATTACGACGCGGCCACCACACCCACCTTACGAGTACCGTCACGTTTAAACTCGAACACCCCGTCGTTGGCTTTGGTGGCACTTATTTCCACATTGTCAGCGGGCATACCACAGGTTGGGTTCGTCGCCAGGTCGTGCGACCAGTTACTGCAACTCGTCCCCAGTCCAAGTTGCTTGTGATCCGACAACGCGCCATTCATGGTTCAGTTGTCCCACCAGTTGGCTCATTACTTTGGACCAATATTTCGACAAAGAATCTCCGCTTGAGCACTTCTAAACGACTGACAGCCACACAATTAAGCCGACTACGGTTACGAATCATCAGTCATATTTGGACCAACCATGGGCAATATTATCAACTCAGTGGTCGAAACGGATTCCGCGCCTGGACCCCGATTACGCCTGCTGATTCGCTTACGACACCGGCCGGTTCTAATCCGACCACGCGTACACCGCATGCCACAACCGGGGTTTCAGCAGGTCACCACGAGCCCACTAACGCGCACCTAACGACTTCAGTAGCGCTCAGGCACACCATTCCTGCACCAGGTGTAAAGGTGGTCACACCACATACGCAATCAACCAAAACCGCCGTACCTAGTCGTACGCCACAATCACAGACAAGCACCGCGTCACCTCGTTTGAATCACACTGCGGCACAACCTAACAGTCAACAAACGAGCTCACCGGCCACTCAGGGGAGTCGGGTCACGACAGCGCCGACGAAACGTGCAACAACAGCGATTGTGCACACTAACCATTCAGTTGCCACACCAACCAGCGCGACAGGGATCAGCAGTGCACCAGCAACCGCCCCACAAGCAGGCCGAGTTCCCGCAACATCTCAGGCTAGCTCAGCTTTGCAGTCAACAGCAGCCGTTCCCATTGCGACGTCTGCCGCCCAGAAACCAGTCGTGAAAGCTAGCAGTACGGACAAGCCAGCTCAGTTGCTGAATCGCGAGCACGGTGCATCTGACAAAATTAGCGTCGGCCATCCGGTGCAGCAAACTAGTTCATTACCAGTCAAGCACACTGTCACTAGTCAGGCCGAACCGATAACGAGTGGCCGGCCAACGACGAGTCAAGTGGCGCTCATAAAAACGGGTCACGCCACTGCTAGCCAGTCAACGACAAGTGCTGCTAATGCCACTAGTCAAGCGACGATTACGCGGCCCACTTCAGCCGGTCAATCCACTCTTAGTCACGTCGCGTCGGTTGGCCAGGTCACAGCGTCTTCAGCTGACCAACCAGCGACAAGTCAAGCAACTGCCGCGCCCACAACACAATCAGCGGCTACGGCTAAGACGGCTGCTACTGTGGATCAACCGCAGTCAGCTATTGGTCAGGCAACCACCGCGTCAATGAGTCAATTGATTCAGACTTCGACTGCAGCGACGACTACCAGTCAAACAGCAGCTAGTCAAGCTACAGCGACGAGTCAGAGCGGCACTGCCTCTCAAACGCAGCCAGCCACGAGCCAGTCAACGGCTAAATCGGCGGTGAGTGCTACGTCCAGTCAGGCAACTTCCAGCGTTTCCAGCCAGTCCCAACAGACTAGCCAGTCTAGTAGTGCCGCGTCCAATCCTAGCACACCGGCATCCGCAGCCACCCCGATAACTGCACCCAAGTATACGGCCCAACAAACCTTGCAGACCATCAACCAACTGATGGCGGCCAACCATTTCATGGGCACGTTGCTGCTGACGAACAACGGACCCGCTGGTGTGCGCATTTTGCCATTCGGTTCAGCTAACCTGCAACAACATATCGCCAATACCGCTGACGAGGCATATCCATTGGCATCACTGGAAAAATCGGTAACTGGTGCGATGATTCAACAGTTGATTGACGCAGGCAAACTAACGATGGACACGACACTGGCTAAGTTTTACCCACAAGTGCCATACGCACAATCCATCACGATTCGACAACTGCTTGACCATACATCCGGGATTCAGATGGGCGAACCCGTACCGAGTCAAGCGTTGACGAACGACCAGCAAGCAATCGCCTTCACATTGAGTCACTTGACTTCCACCAATCAGCATCACTGGTCTTATTCCAACGCCAACTTCACCCTGCTCGCCGGGATTATCGACCAGCTCACCGGTAAGTCCTATCGTGAGAACTTACAAACAAGCATTGTGGCACCACTGGGATTGCAGCATACGTTCATCTACGACCAAGTCCCTGCAGATGCGGTTCATCCACAACCGTACACGTACAGCAATGGTGTGACCATCGCCCGCACGATTTCGACCAATCTGCTTTCAAGCGAACTCGGCTGCGGTAATCTGTATGCTAGCGTTGGTGATTTTTACACCTTCATCAACAGCCTAGTCAACGGCCACGTGGTTACTCCGGCGGGCTTCCAAGAATTGGCTGATCACTTACAACCCGTCTATTCAGGTGGCATTTACTACCGGCCGGATGGTACCCTACGCATCGGCGGTGCTGACAATAGCCTGTACAGTCTATACATCGGGACCACGGACGGCAAGGTGGCGATGGTACTATTCGCTAACCAGGCCAAATGGTCGACCATGAATACAATTGGGCTTCAAATCGAACAACAGTTGGCCCAAACAGCGACCCTGTAA
- a CDS encoding L-lactate dehydrogenase, producing the protein MSRKIAIIGMGHVGSTAAHYIVANGFADDLVLIDTNTSKVESDALDFQDAMPNLPYHTNIIVNDYSSLVDTDVIISAIGNIKLQDSPTNDRFLELPFTSTQVKDVATKIKASGFHGIMVVITNPVDVITSIYQAVTGLPKNHVIGTGTLLDSARMKRAVGHALNLDSRSVDGYNLGEHGNSQFTAWSTVRVLGHPITELAAKRGLDLDQLDAESREGGFKVFHGKKYTSYGVATAAVRLANTVLNDALTELPVSNFREEYGVYLSYPAVVGRDGVVEQVQLDLTDEELQKLQVSADYIKTKYAESQDN; encoded by the coding sequence ATGTCACGTAAAATCGCTATTATCGGGATGGGCCACGTTGGCTCCACCGCCGCGCACTACATCGTCGCCAATGGCTTTGCCGACGACTTAGTTCTTATTGATACCAATACCAGCAAGGTTGAATCAGACGCCCTTGATTTCCAAGACGCCATGCCTAACTTGCCTTACCATACCAATATCATCGTCAACGATTACAGCAGCCTGGTCGACACCGACGTCATCATCTCTGCCATCGGTAACATCAAGCTACAGGACTCCCCAACCAACGACCGTTTTCTGGAATTGCCGTTCACGAGCACCCAGGTCAAGGATGTTGCGACAAAAATCAAGGCCAGTGGGTTCCACGGCATCATGGTCGTCATCACCAACCCCGTGGACGTGATTACGTCGATCTACCAAGCAGTGACGGGCTTGCCAAAGAACCACGTCATCGGAACGGGGACGTTACTCGACTCCGCACGGATGAAGCGCGCCGTGGGTCATGCGCTCAACTTAGATTCTCGTTCAGTTGATGGCTACAACCTCGGCGAACACGGCAATTCCCAATTCACTGCTTGGTCGACGGTCCGGGTCCTCGGTCACCCAATCACCGAATTAGCAGCCAAACGCGGCCTTGATTTGGATCAACTCGATGCCGAATCACGTGAAGGCGGCTTCAAGGTCTTCCATGGCAAAAAATACACCAGCTACGGCGTTGCCACGGCAGCGGTGCGGTTAGCGAACACCGTCTTAAACGACGCCTTAACTGAACTCCCCGTTTCCAACTTCCGCGAAGAATACGGCGTCTACTTGTCATATCCAGCCGTCGTTGGCCGTGACGGCGTGGTCGAACAAGTCCAACTTGATTTGACAGACGAAGAACTGCAAAAACTTCAAGTCTCCGCCGATTACATCAAAACTAAATACGCCGAAAGCCAAGATAACTAG
- a CDS encoding type II toxin-antitoxin system Phd/YefM family antitoxin, protein MKKVTTALAKKNINQLLTIVNQGHDTIEVENPNTQDSAVMVSMKDWLQIVSQLAKTNHHDMEFS, encoded by the coding sequence ATGAAAAAAGTTACTACCGCATTAGCAAAGAAAAATATCAACCAGTTGTTAACGATTGTTAATCAAGGCCACGATACCATTGAGGTGGAAAATCCCAATACCCAAGATTCAGCTGTCATGGTCAGCATGAAGGATTGGTTACAAATCGTCAGTCAATTGGCCAAGACGAATCATCACGATATGGAATTCAGTTAA